The following is a genomic window from Methanomassiliicoccus luminyensis B10.
CGCGCTTCTTGAGGCCGAGCTCCTGCTCATACTTCATGGGAAGGTTCCAAGCCAAGTACTCGACGTCGTCCATCTGCTTGACGAAGGCGGCCCTGCTCTTCTCTTCCATGAGCTTGCGGAACTTGCGGACGTTCCTGTGATAGGTAAAGGTCCAGATAGCCCCTATGAGGAGCACGACAGCGCCGATCCCCAGAATCCAGTAGCCCCAGGCGCCCAGCTGTTTGAAGTTGTTCCCATACAGGTCCGAGATGCTGACGATCAACATTATCAGCCCGACAAGGTCGAGGCCCGCAGAAAGCGCTCCGGCCTTCTCTACCGTGAACGGCTTTGCCATGTGCCGACATCTCTGAACGATTATTCAAACATTGGGAAATGACTTAGCCTGATTGTAATGGGCCCTTCCAAGGTCCGGGGGCCGGCTCCAGGGTCATGCCCCCGGCCCGGCGCCACCCCCATGCTTTGTTCTTGCTGGCATGCCTCTCCGTGCTCGCCCTCATGCTGTTGTCGGACTTCTCGCCCCCGCCGGCCGACGACATCCCCGCCCTCGACCAGGGCGGGGGCGAGCTCACCTGCCTGGTGCTGAGCTCGAGGACCACCGCGAAGGGGCATGTGCTGAACCTGACCGACGCCGGGGGCAACCTCGCGAAGGCCTTCTGCCCCCTCGACGTGGCCGGGGCGGCGCCGCCGGACGGCGCCCTGGTGCGCATCGTGGCAGAGCCGTCGTCGGACGATCCCGGCTTCCTGTTCGTCCGCGAGCTGGAGATCCTCCAAGGTCCCGGCGGGAAGGATTGATATGGCCACGCTCCTTACGAGGCCGACATAATGTACGTAGCCGCCGACGACACCGATTCCTCCACGTGGATGTGCACCACCTTCCTGGCAACGGAGCTGGTGGCGGCGATGGGGGATCTCGACCTCATCGGACCGCCCCGGCTGGTCCGCCTGAACCCGGCGGTGCCGTGGAAGACCCGGGGCAACGGGGCCATCTGCCTCAGGGTCGGCCGCGGCGCCGGGCTGAGGCGCTCCATCGGGCGCATCGGGGGCAGGGAGGTGTTCTGCTACCCCCGCTCGACAGGGGAGCCGGACGCCGGAGAGGTAATGGAGCGCTGCTCCAGGGTCATGGACAAGTGGTCCCAGCTGGACGACTCCGACCCCGGCCTGGTGATCTCGGAACGAAGGCCGGACCCCGGTCTGTACCGGCGGGCGGTCAGCAGGATCATCACCAAGGAAGAAGCCCTGGAAGCGGTGAGGAAGGTCGGCGGGACGACTTACCAGCTGAACTCCGGGCGCGGGATCATCGGCGCCGCCAGCGCGATGTCGTGGGTGCCCATGGACCGCACCTACGAGGTGCTGACGTATCGTCGCCGGGACCGCTGGGGCACTCCGAGGGACGTTTCGGTCGAGGATGTCAGCCTAATCGACGAACGGTTCCCCTCCACCTTCAACAACTTCGACCACCACTCCGGCCGGCCGGCCATCATACCGCACACCACCTGCCCCATCCTCTACGGCGTCCGGGGGGACTCGGCCATGGAGCTGATCGAGGCATACCGGTCCATCGCCTCGGAGGAGGTGGAACGCTGGATGCTGTTCATGACCAACCAGGGGACGGACGAGCATATCATACGCCAGTGGACCGCCCTGGAGGCGAACTCCTCGTACGAGATCGTGGGGACGGTCGCCGGCATGCCCCATACCGTCCCGGGCGGCCACGTCATCTTCCGCCTGGCCTCCCAGGGGGAGGAGGTGGACTGCGCCGCCTACGAGCCGTCCAAGGAGTACCGCCAGGTGGCGCGGGCCCTGCGGCCGGGGGACCGGGTCAGGGTGCTGGGGGAGCTGAGGGAGACCCCCAGGACGCTGAACATCGAGAAGATGGAGGTCCTGGAACTAGCGCCGTCCCGGCTCAAGGTCGCCAACCCCTCCTGTCCGCAGTGCGGCAGGAGGATGAAGTCCGTGGGGGCCGGCCAGGGCTACCGGTGCCGGGAGTGCGGGACCAAGAAGAGGGACCCGGTGACGGAGGGGGAGGAGCGCTCCCTGAAGCCAGGATGGTACGAGCCCCCGGTGTGCTCCCGCCGCCACCTCTCCATGCCGCTGTCGCGGATGGGCCGCTGACATCGACCAATGACGAACGTCATGACCGGCAAATATTTTATAGGGAACTCCTCTGGCGTGCCGGGATGGGAGCATCGCTCCTTCTATGAGATAACCAGGAGATCGATCTGGTGAAAGATGTCGTCATACTCAGCGCCGCCCGCACCCCGGTCGGCAAGTTCGGAGGATCACTGAAGAGCTTCACCGCCCCCCAGCTGGGCGCGTTGGCCATCGGCGCGGCCGTCAAGCGGGCCGGGCTGGAGCCGAGCGATGTGCAGGAGTGCATCATGGGCATCGTGCTGTCCGCCGGAGTGGGGCAGAACCCCGCCCGGCAGGCGGCCGTCAAGGCCGGCTTGCCGATCGAGATCGGCTCGCTGAACGTCAACAAGATCTGCGGCTCCGGCCTGAAGTCCGTCATGCTCGCCGCGAACTCCATACGGGCCGGGGAGCACGAGGTCCTGGTGGCCGGAGGCATGGAGAGCATGAGCATGGCCCCCTACCTCCTGACCGAGGGGCGTTTCGGCTACCGCCTGGGGGACAACACCATTGTCGACCACCTCGTAAGGGACGGCCTGTGGGACTCCTTCAGCGACAGCCACATGGGCAACACCGCGGAGACCGTGGCGGAGCGGTTCAACGTCACCAGGCAGGAGGCGGACGAGTTGTCGTACCAGAGCCACGTTAAGGCGGCGGCGGCCCAGAAGGCCGGGAAGTTCGACAAGGAGATCATCCCCGTCAAGGTCAAGAGCAAGAAGGAGGAGATCGAGCTCAGGCAGGACGAGGGCGTGCGCGCGGACACCTCGATGGAGGCGCTTGCCAGGCTCAAGCCCGCCTTCAGGGAGGGCGGCATCGTCACCGCCGGGAACGCTTCCCAGCTGAGCGACGGGGCCGCCGCGGTCATCGTGACATCGAGGGAGTTCGCGGAGTCCCGCGGGCTGAAGCCCCTCGCCTCCATCGTGGACTACAACACCGCCGGCACCAGGCCGGAGTGGATCATGGAGGCCCCCATTCCGTGCACCAGGGCGCTGCTGCAGAGGAACAACCTGACCATCAAGGACATCGACCTGTTCGAGCACAACGAGGCCTTCGCCACCGCCTCCGTCGCGGTGAAGAGGGAGCTGCAGGTGCCGGACGACCGCTTCAACGTCAACGGCGGCGCGGTGGCTTTGGGTCATCCGATCGGCTGCTCCGGCGCCAGGGTGCTGACCACCCTCATCCACGCCATGCACGACCGCGGCGCCAACACCGGCCTCGCGACCCTGTGCCTGGGCGGCGGCAACGCCGTGTCCATGATAGTAAAGCGGGAGTGAGATCAAGACGCATGCCGGTCTGGCCGCCGGCAGGATCTCGATCCCTGGCGGCCCAAACTCATTTATCCCATCATGCGGCAGTCATCGAAATAACCGCGGTCAAGACGTATCCTTCGATCAACCGCTTTTTTCAGCTCAGTAGCAACTCCGACACTGCCTCCTTCGGCAAAAGCCAACGCGATCTCCTTGTTCTTCTTGGCAATCTGCACTGCAGGAACGAAATCCCCATCGCCTGCAACCAGGATGATTTTGTCAAGCCTATCGTCATAAGAGCACTCCATTAATCGGGTGGCGATGAGAATATCCACTTTCTTCTGTCGAGGGATTAGTATGTGCTTCTGGCATATTGGGCAAGTACGGCCTTCATCCTTGACATATCCGAGTTCAACCTGGAACTTGTCGAGATATGACAATCTGTCGAGGAAACGTTGCTTCTTTTCCCGATACGAGGACGACTCCGGTGGAAGAGCATCGAACACGTAGGTCCTAGCTCGTTCATAGCCATAGCAAAGCTTGTCGCTGAACTTCTGATAGTCCAACTTCCCGCTCAATTGAAGGACGTTAGCTAAGTTCTGAAGATACATTCCGTCGAGCAATACTGCTGCCCTCTCCAAAGTATCACCATTACAAGTAGTACCCGTCCCTTTCCCCTGCGAGAAAGAGACGGGGGATAATAGTGCTACGCCATTCTACATTGCCAGGATTTAAAGATTGTCCATACTGGTAATTTTTCTCACGAACAATAAAAAGTTCAACGCGAACCGCTGCATCTCCCGGTTTGCCCTGCCACGCTCCTCAATGGGTGCGGGCATGGGCCCCTGCCACTCGACACGATGTGCGGTCCGGACCAACATGCTTTATTCACCCCATCCCATCTATGTCCGGTGATGGATCCTGACTTCCTTGGATGAGCTCGCAGCATCGGTCGAGGCGTACCGCAAAGACATGATCAAGGAGATGCAGGCCATGCTCCGCATCCCCTCCATGGGGCCGGAGAACGGCGGGCAGGGCGAGGTGGAGAGAGCGCGGCACCTGGAGAAGGTGGTGCGCCTCTGCGGGTTCGAGGACGTGAAGGTGTACAGCTCCCCGGACGAGCGCGTCGCATCAGGGGTCCGGCCGAACATCCTAGCCAGGAGGAAGGGGAGGAGCGACCGCACCATCTGGATCGTCTCGCACATCGACACCGTCTCCGCCGGGGATGAGAAGAAGTGGACCTACCCGCCCTTCGACCCCCAGGTGGTCGACGGCAGGATCTACGGGCGCGGGGCTGAGGACGACGGGCAGGCCGTGATATCGTCGATCTTCGCGGCCAGGGCCCTCCTGGACACCGGCCTGGAGCCGGAGCTGTCCGTCGGCCTGGTCCTGGTCGCCGACGAGGAGGCCGGCTCCGACCACGGCATCAAGTTCCTCATCGACCAGAACCTCTTCGGCAAGGATGACCTGTTCTACGTCCCCGACTCCGGCGACGACAAGGGCTCCGTAATAGAGGTCGCGGAGAAGTCCATCGTCTGGCTGAGGATCACGACCAAGGGAAAGCAGGTGCACGCCTCCACTCCGGCGCTGGGGTTGAACGCCCTGACGGTCGGCGCGGAGTTCATGCTGTTCCTGCGGGACCACCTGTACGGCAAGTTCAACGAGGAGGACCCCCTCTTCATCCCCGCGGCCTCCACCTTCGAGCCGACCAAGAAGCCCGCCAACGTGGAGAACATCAACACCATCCCGGGCGAGGACGTGGTGTTCTTCGACGCTCGATTGCTGCCCCGCTACGACCCCCAGGACGTGGTGGAAACGGCGCAGAAGCTGGCCAAGGTGTTCGAGGAGCGTACCGGGGCCAAGATCACCGTGGAGGGGTCCAGGGTGGACCTGGCGGGACCGGCGTCCTCGCTGGAGACCGACGGCCTGGCCGCTCTGAAGGATGCCGTCAAGAGGGTGCTCGGGATCGAGCCGGCCATCATCGGCGTGGGCGGCCAGACCTGCTCCAACTGGTTCCGCCGGGCCGGGTGGGACGCCTACGTGTGGCAGACCGTGGACGAGACCCTGCACCAGGTCGACGAGTACACCCGCATCGACTCCATGGTCGGCGACGCCAAGGTGTTCGCGGTCCTACTGGCCAATCTGTGCTATCCCGGGCAGTTCAGGTGACCTACTTCCTCACGGCATAGCGGAGCCACACCGCCCCGCCCTTCAGCTTGCGGGAGGACTTGAGGTCGAGATCGATCACGCCCTCTTCCGAGCCGAGGTCGGGGGCCTTGAACATTGAGCGCGGGGAGGACCCGCCGACCAGCTGGGGATGCACCACCACGCTGACCTCGTCCACCAGCCCCTCGCGCAGCAGCACGCCGTTCAGGGTGCCTCCGCTGTCCACCCTCACCGTTTTAACGCCGTAGCGCTCGTTCAGCTCCTCCAGCGCGGCGCGCACATCTACCTTGTCCTTCCCGGCGGTGATGATGTCCACCCCCGCATTCCTCAGATAATCCAGGTGCTCTTCGGGAGTGGAGGCGGAGCACAGCGCCACCCCGGCCCGCCAGTACATGGAAGGCACGATCTTCTCCCACGTCTTGAAGCGCCCCCGGCCGTCCACGACCACCAGCAGGGGGAGGGACGGGTCAGTGGCCCCATCGTTCTCCCACTCGCAGGGGTCCGGCTGCATCATCGTTTCCGAACCGCACAGAGTGGCATCCTCCTTCCAGGTCGGGATGAGCGAATAGTAGAGGCCTATGTCGATCGATACCCAGTCTATCCGGCCGTCCACGCTGACGGCGTTGTGCAGTATCACGTACGGGAGCATGCGAACCATGGCACTAACGCGGGAGCGACGTAAAAGGATGACGGGGAGGTGGCCGAAAGCGCTCAGTCCGAGAACAGCCGGTCCAGCATCCACTTGCTGTCGAACTTGATGATGTCCTCGTACTCCTGGCCGGTGCTGAGGAACGCTATGGGCTTGCCGATGGAGTGGGCGATGGACAGCGCCGCCCCGCCTTTGGCGTCGGCGTCGATCTTGGTGAGAATGATGGCGTCGATGCCCACGGCCTTGTTGAACGCGGTGGCCTGCTCGATGGCATCGTTCCCGGCCAGCGCGTCCCCGACAAAGATGATGAGGTGCGGGTTGACGACCCTCTTGATCTTCTTCATCTCGTCCATGAGGTTGGCGTTGGTCTGCATGCGCCCGGCGGTGTCGACCAGAACGACATCGCGCCGCTTGGCCTTGGCGTGCTCGACGGCATCGTACGCGACGGCGGCGGGGTCGCCCCCGGCCTGGTGCTTTATGATCTTGGATCCCAGGCGCTCGGAGTGAATGGTCAGCTGCTCGATCGCTCCGGCGCGGAAGGTGTCGGAGGCCGAGAGCACGGACGTCAAACCCTGCTTCTGCAGGCGGTTGGCGATCTTGGCGATGGAGGTCGTCTTCCCGGTCCCGTTGATGCCGACGAACATTATGACCACCGGCTTCTCGTGGTCCTTGACGAACTCGTCGAAGTCGAACTCGCTCTTCTCCAGGACGTTCTGGATGGAGCTCTTGAGCCCCTCCTCCACCACCTGGTCGAGATCGTACTTCCGGCCGATCCTCTTGCCCTGGAGGGAATCCCGCACCCCCGCCTTTATCTCCTCGACGACCGGCAGGGCCACGTCGGACTCCAAAAGACCCAGTTCAAGCTCCCACAGAATGTCATCGACCTCGGACTGGTCGATCTTGCGGCCGCTGTCGCCGACGGCCTTGAGGACCTCCGGGGACGGTTCCTTGTGCGGCGCCTGCGCCGGGGCCTTTACCTCGGCCTCAGGCTGCGCCTTCTCGGCCTCGCCTTCCTGCTCGTCGCCCTTGCCCCTCAGGGAGGCAAGCTTCTTCTTGAGCGACTCGAACAAGGCGGACCACCTCGCCTTATCCCAACTGCTGCATGGCCTGCATCTCTTGCTGGACCGCCATGGACAGCTGGTCGGCCTGCTGCTCCAGGGCTATCCTGCGCTCGTCCAGCTTCTTCATGGTATCCACGAGCTCGTTGGCCCTGGACTCCATGGTCTTGACGGCCTCGTCCATGGACTTCTCCACCGATACCCCGGTGCCGAGGCCCACGATGGCCTTGCTGTTGGTGGCGACCTTGGCGAAAATGAAAGAGTTCCCGCCGATGGGAACGAGGAGCTCGGAGCCCTCCGGGGCGTCCTTGTACCGGGTCAGGGTCTCCTTGGCCCTGGCAAGCTCCTCCAAAGACATTTGCACGAGCTGCTGGTTCTGGGCTATGCTCTCCAGCTGGGTGCGGTAAAGCTCCAGCGCGGACATGGCCTGGCGCAGCTCGGCCTCGTTCATTGAGCCCCTCCGGCCAGGTGCTGGACCACCGGGTTGGTTATCTCTTCGCCACTGATGCTCTTGATCTCGTTGATCCTGATCTGCTGTCTGTTGAGCTTGTGGCGGCTCCCCAGGTTGGAATAGATTTGCTCGGTGACGCCGGCCTCGTTATCAGCGGCGACCTCGATGCTGAACTTCTGCCAGCTGAACTTGCCGGTCTTGAATTCACCAGTAGCGCGGTAAGCGTTCATATAATCCTCTCTTGCCCTTGGAAGGTAATCAATACAATAAACCTTTTGGTCTTGAACGGTTTTAATAACTTCGTGTCCCAGACCATCGTGGCCTACCATCCCGGAGGGCGTTTTCCCGCCCTGTCGGTGACGGGGGGGCGGTGCGAGCAGCAGTGCGACCACTGCCAAGGCCATTACCTCAAGGGCATGGGCCCGGCGACCACGCCGGGGGCGCTGATGGAGAGGGCCGCGGAGCTTGAGAGAAAGGGCGCCCGGGGCTTCCTGCTGAGCGGGGGGTGCGATGGGGCGGGGCGCGTGCCCCTGGCCCCCTTCGTCCCGGCCGTCCGGGAGATCAAGGAGCGGACCTCTCTGCTGGTCAACCTGCACACCGGACTGGTGGACGGGGGCGCCGCGGCCGAGCTGCTGTCCTCCGGGGCCGACTGCTTCTCCGTGGACGTGGTCCAGGACCGCGGCGTGATAAGGGAGGCGCTGCACCTGGAGGCGTCGCCGCAGGACTACGCCGCCACCCTGGAGGCGCTGTCCCCTGCGCCGAGGCTCGTTCCGCACATATGCGTGGGGTTGCAGTCCAAGGACGGGGAGAGGCGGTCGCTCGAGCTCGTCGCCGGGTACGACATAGCGGCCCTGGTGGTGCTGGGCCTGGCGCCCGCCAGAGGGACCCCCTGGGACGGGAGGACCTGGGACCTCCGCCGCCTGCCCCGCTTCGTGGAGCAGGCCTCGTCCCTCCTGGACGCCCCGGTCCTGGTGGGGTGCATGCGCCCCCGGGGGCAGTGGGAGGTGGAGCTGGAATGCATCAAGGCCGGGGCCGCCGGGATAGTGAACCCCTCCTCCCGGGCGGTGGAGGGGGCCATCTCTCTAGGATATTCTTTCGAGAAAAGAGAGGAGTGCTGCTCCTTTCACCGGTAGATGGCGCTCCTGGCGTACTTCTTCTTGATCGGGATGGTGTAGGCGATCCACGCCGCGTAGAACCCCATGAACAGTATCCCGAACAAGGTCATGAACCCGACGAAGGTGGACGACAGGGCCCTGTGCACGGTGTAGGTCGCGTCCACCGAGCCTTCCGCGGCGTTCACCACCAGGTAGTAGGTGCCGAAGCTGGCGCTCAGGGGGAACTCCAGGTCCACCCCGCCGGAGGCGTCGCCGGTGTACACCACCGAGAACTGCTTCAGCTTGACCATGTCGCCGGCGTAGAGCAGGTAGTTCGACTCCGAGATTATCAGCGCCTCGGCCGGGACGTCGGTCCTCACGTTCACCTTGTCAACGGTGGTCAGGCCGAACCGGTCCCGGCTCAGGAAGGTCGCCGTGGTGGACGTCGAGCTCGACTCCATGGAGTAGTTGGCGATGGCGTTGGACAGGAACGGCGTGAGCAGGAGCACGACCATCACGGCGGCGACGGCGATGATCACGAGGCTGCGTCGCTGCACGGTCTTGAGAATGAAGTACTTCGAGCTCGAACTCTTGGTGTACTTCAGCTCGAGCATGCGGAAGATGAAGCTCTCCACCCCCGCGACCAGGGCCATGAGGATGACGAAGTACAGGAACGCGCCGACGTTGAAGTAGAAGGGCTTCAGCTGTATGGAGCCGTCGACCACGATCAGGATGATGGCCGCGATGAACACCAGGACGACCTGCGCCATCATCAGCCGCTCCTTGGTGCGGCGGATCTGTTCTAGCTTGTACCCTCCTTGGAAGGTCTCCTTGTCAAAGCCCATGCGACCCCCGTAGGGATTTTAACCTGCGGATAAATATCTTTCCGCCTGATTCACTGCGTTGGACACTATGTCTGGCCATCGCTCTCGCCGGGGGCGTCCAGCGTGGCCATCTTCCTCGCGATCATGAACACCGCCATGTACGCGGGGGCCTCGCACCGCCCCTCGAAAGTCGCTCTTTCTCCGCGCAGCTCCACCTCCGCCCTCCCCCTGACGAACAGCTCCACCGGATCGTCGGTGTAGATGTCCGGCACGGCGTCCCGCAGCGGTTCGAAGCCGTCGAGCTCGTCCCTCTCCATTGTGGTGACCCTCAGCCCGGTCTTCCCGTGCAGGCTGCCCGGAAGGCGTATCAGGCGCTTTATGTCGCTGGTGACCGGCTCGTCGATCTCGGAGGTGAACATCGGCCGGGCCTCCTGGTCCAGCAGGCGGAGGAACAGCTCCACGTGCCTCTTGTCCCTGAAGTGGGCCAGCTCGTTCTTCTCCAGCATAAGCTGGGCGCCGTCCTTCCTGCCGGTCTTGGTGTAGAGATCGTCCAGCATGCCCCTGATCACCGCATCCGGCACGCCTTTCAGCGACGGGAACCTCTCCCGCAGGTCCTCCAGGTCCCGGGAGCGCATCTCCTCCACCAGCCATACCATGCCGTTGCGCATTCTGCGCCTCCAGCCTCCCGACCTCTCGGACGGCACGGAGCGCACCCTGCTCTCCTGCACGTTCCCCACGAAGCTCTTGGCGCTGACCACCCGCTCCGGGAACACCCATTCCATGTTGAGGTCGGTGCCGGCGATGTAGTCGACGATCTCCCTCCGCTCGTGGCTCTTCAGGGTGACCAGGCGGGCGTCGGCGACGTGGATGTGATACC
Proteins encoded in this region:
- the rpl18a gene encoding 50S ribosomal protein L18Ae, with translation MNAYRATGEFKTGKFSWQKFSIEVAADNEAGVTEQIYSNLGSRHKLNRQQIRINEIKSISGEEITNPVVQHLAGGAQ
- a CDS encoding dihydrofolate reductase family protein, which produces MVRMLPYVILHNAVSVDGRIDWVSIDIGLYYSLIPTWKEDATLCGSETMMQPDPCEWENDGATDPSLPLLVVVDGRGRFKTWEKIVPSMYWRAGVALCSASTPEEHLDYLRNAGVDIITAGKDKVDVRAALEELNERYGVKTVRVDSGGTLNGVLLREGLVDEVSVVVHPQLVGGSSPRSMFKAPDLGSEEGVIDLDLKSSRKLKGGAVWLRYAVRK
- a CDS encoding NYN domain-containing protein, with the translated sequence MLDGMYLQNLANVLQLSGKLDYQKFSDKLCYGYERARTYVFDALPPESSSYREKKQRFLDRLSYLDKFQVELGYVKDEGRTCPICQKHILIPRQKKVDILIATRLMECSYDDRLDKIILVAGDGDFVPAVQIAKKNKEIALAFAEGGSVGVATELKKAVDRRIRLDRGYFDDCRMMG
- the priS gene encoding DNA primase catalytic subunit PriS: MGLDQDFMMGWFRRYYQERPPAPPARFERREFGFMFFDRTFVQRHIGFPAPADLHYFLRSQVPSHAYYSTAYYQYPGAPTMEEKSWAGADLIFDLDADHVPGAESLSYPEMLARIKVELLRLLDDFLLGDLGFDDSDLKIVFSGGRGYHIHVADARLVTLKSHERREIVDYIAGTDLNMEWVFPERVVSAKSFVGNVQESRVRSVPSERSGGWRRRMRNGMVWLVEEMRSRDLEDLRERFPSLKGVPDAVIRGMLDDLYTKTGRKDGAQLMLEKNELAHFRDKRHVELFLRLLDQEARPMFTSEIDEPVTSDIKRLIRLPGSLHGKTGLRVTTMERDELDGFEPLRDAVPDIYTDDPVELFVRGRAEVELRGERATFEGRCEAPAYMAVFMIARKMATLDAPGESDGQT
- a CDS encoding acetyl-CoA C-acetyltransferase, producing MKDVVILSAARTPVGKFGGSLKSFTAPQLGALAIGAAVKRAGLEPSDVQECIMGIVLSAGVGQNPARQAAVKAGLPIEIGSLNVNKICGSGLKSVMLAANSIRAGEHEVLVAGGMESMSMAPYLLTEGRFGYRLGDNTIVDHLVRDGLWDSFSDSHMGNTAETVAERFNVTRQEADELSYQSHVKAAAAQKAGKFDKEIIPVKVKSKKEEIELRQDEGVRADTSMEALARLKPAFREGGIVTAGNASQLSDGAAAVIVTSREFAESRGLKPLASIVDYNTAGTRPEWIMEAPIPCTRALLQRNNLTIKDIDLFEHNEAFATASVAVKRELQVPDDRFNVNGGAVALGHPIGCSGARVLTTLIHAMHDRGANTGLATLCLGGGNAVSMIVKRE
- the pfdA gene encoding prefoldin subunit alpha — translated: MNEAELRQAMSALELYRTQLESIAQNQQLVQMSLEELARAKETLTRYKDAPEGSELLVPIGGNSFIFAKVATNSKAIVGLGTGVSVEKSMDEAVKTMESRANELVDTMKKLDERRIALEQQADQLSMAVQQEMQAMQQLG
- the ftsY gene encoding signal recognition particle-docking protein FtsY; the protein is MFESLKKKLASLRGKGDEQEGEAEKAQPEAEVKAPAQAPHKEPSPEVLKAVGDSGRKIDQSEVDDILWELELGLLESDVALPVVEEIKAGVRDSLQGKRIGRKYDLDQVVEEGLKSSIQNVLEKSEFDFDEFVKDHEKPVVIMFVGINGTGKTTSIAKIANRLQKQGLTSVLSASDTFRAGAIEQLTIHSERLGSKIIKHQAGGDPAAVAYDAVEHAKAKRRDVVLVDTAGRMQTNANLMDEMKKIKRVVNPHLIIFVGDALAGNDAIEQATAFNKAVGIDAIILTKIDADAKGGAALSIAHSIGKPIAFLSTGQEYEDIIKFDSKWMLDRLFSD
- a CDS encoding tRNA(Ile)(2)-agmatinylcytidine synthase yields the protein MYVAADDTDSSTWMCTTFLATELVAAMGDLDLIGPPRLVRLNPAVPWKTRGNGAICLRVGRGAGLRRSIGRIGGREVFCYPRSTGEPDAGEVMERCSRVMDKWSQLDDSDPGLVISERRPDPGLYRRAVSRIITKEEALEAVRKVGGTTYQLNSGRGIIGAASAMSWVPMDRTYEVLTYRRRDRWGTPRDVSVEDVSLIDERFPSTFNNFDHHSGRPAIIPHTTCPILYGVRGDSAMELIEAYRSIASEEVERWMLFMTNQGTDEHIIRQWTALEANSSYEIVGTVAGMPHTVPGGHVIFRLASQGEEVDCAAYEPSKEYRQVARALRPGDRVRVLGELRETPRTLNIEKMEVLELAPSRLKVANPSCPQCGRRMKSVGAGQGYRCRECGTKKRDPVTEGEERSLKPGWYEPPVCSRRHLSMPLSRMGR
- a CDS encoding M20 family metallo-hydrolase translates to MDELAASVEAYRKDMIKEMQAMLRIPSMGPENGGQGEVERARHLEKVVRLCGFEDVKVYSSPDERVASGVRPNILARRKGRSDRTIWIVSHIDTVSAGDEKKWTYPPFDPQVVDGRIYGRGAEDDGQAVISSIFAARALLDTGLEPELSVGLVLVADEEAGSDHGIKFLIDQNLFGKDDLFYVPDSGDDKGSVIEVAEKSIVWLRITTKGKQVHASTPALGLNALTVGAEFMLFLRDHLYGKFNEEDPLFIPAASTFEPTKKPANVENINTIPGEDVVFFDARLLPRYDPQDVVETAQKLAKVFEERTGAKITVEGSRVDLAGPASSLETDGLAALKDAVKRVLGIEPAIIGVGGQTCSNWFRRAGWDAYVWQTVDETLHQVDEYTRIDSMVGDAKVFAVLLANLCYPGQFR